A single window of Flavobacterium sp. 140616W15 DNA harbors:
- a CDS encoding C40 family peptidase — translation MFGICNLAIVPVRFEPSDRSEIVTQVLFGEHFEILEQQNQWSKIKIQFDDYEGWVDSKQYQIISEANYNLLSSDAQILNADLIDYITSPDNLLLPIPLGASLTFLNNSEINTSNFEFEGTKTSGMKPKINLINTAYMYLNAPYLWGGKTPFGLDCSGFTQMVYKLNGYKIHRDASQQAMQGDPLSFIEESEAGDLAFFDNEEGNIIHVGIIMDNNYIIHASGKVRIDRLDHLGIYNPETNRHTHKLRVIKKII, via the coding sequence ATGTTCGGAATTTGTAATCTAGCCATAGTGCCTGTTCGATTTGAACCAAGTGATAGAAGCGAAATTGTTACCCAAGTATTATTTGGCGAACATTTTGAAATTCTAGAACAGCAAAATCAATGGTCTAAAATTAAAATCCAATTCGACGATTACGAAGGTTGGGTCGATTCCAAACAATACCAAATAATATCAGAGGCAAATTATAATTTGTTGTCATCAGACGCACAAATTTTAAATGCCGATTTAATCGATTATATTACATCTCCAGATAATTTATTACTACCAATTCCTCTTGGTGCATCGCTAACGTTTTTAAACAATAGCGAAATAAACACTTCAAATTTTGAGTTCGAAGGCACAAAAACAAGTGGAATGAAACCAAAAATAAATTTAATAAATACAGCCTATATGTATTTAAACGCTCCCTATCTTTGGGGAGGAAAAACTCCTTTTGGACTGGATTGCTCAGGTTTCACACAAATGGTTTATAAACTAAACGGATATAAAATCCACCGTGATGCCTCACAGCAAGCAATGCAAGGAGATCCTTTAAGTTTTATCGAAGAAAGTGAAGCAGGCGATTTAGCCTTTTTTGATAATGAAGAAGGAAATATTATCCACGTTGGGATTATAATGGACAACAATTACATCATTCACGCTAGTGGAAAAGTAAGAATTGATCGTCTGGATCATTTAGGAATTTACAATCCCGAAACAAACAGACATACTCATAAGTTACGCGTGATTAAGAAGATTATTTAA
- a CDS encoding AraC family transcriptional regulator — MKKENLYEPFTVSFETLTEYPDVGDRHNFFELVYVLSGTGSQCINKNVFEYERGHLFLLTPKDCHNFTIETETQFFFLRFNDIYLKNSSLQNENIQRLEYILQNANHQPGCILKNYSDKVLIKTMIEAIMREHQDKDIYNKELIQQLVNTLIIVVARNIAKYLPEQVNIGCEAKAMDILQYIQNNIYYPEKIKAESISEHFGISGTYLGRYFKKHANETMQQYISNYKTKLIEHRLQFSEKRINEISYEFGFTDESHFNKFFKKQKGNSPSEFRKTVRLN; from the coding sequence ATGAAAAAAGAAAACTTATACGAGCCTTTTACAGTTTCATTTGAAACACTAACTGAATATCCCGATGTGGGTGACCGTCATAATTTTTTTGAATTGGTTTATGTCTTGTCTGGAACAGGTTCACAATGCATTAATAAAAATGTATTTGAATATGAGCGAGGGCATTTGTTTTTGTTAACGCCTAAAGATTGTCACAACTTTACTATTGAGACTGAAACGCAGTTTTTTTTCTTAAGATTTAATGATATTTATTTGAAGAATTCGAGTTTACAGAATGAAAATATTCAGCGATTAGAATATATTCTTCAAAATGCCAATCATCAGCCAGGTTGTATCTTAAAAAATTATTCGGACAAAGTTTTGATTAAAACGATGATCGAAGCCATTATGCGTGAGCATCAGGATAAAGATATTTACAATAAAGAATTAATTCAGCAATTGGTAAATACTCTGATTATTGTTGTTGCCCGAAATATTGCGAAGTATTTGCCTGAGCAGGTAAATATTGGTTGTGAAGCAAAAGCGATGGATATTCTGCAATACATCCAGAATAATATTTATTATCCTGAGAAAATAAAAGCGGAATCGATTAGTGAGCATTTTGGAATTTCTGGTACTTATTTAGGACGTTATTTTAAGAAACACGCTAATGAAACGATGCAACAATACATTAGTAATTATAAAACAAAACTAATTGAGCATCGCTTACAGTTTAGTGAAAAACGGATCAATGAGATTTCTTATGAATTTGGATTTACAGATGAAAGCCATTTTAATAAATTCTTCAAAAAACAAAAAGGAAACAGTCCTTCGGAGTTTAGAAAAACGGTGCGTCTTAATTAA
- a CDS encoding MFS transporter, whose protein sequence is MSEGGINVKNQWLVLAIIITSLIPVTIDATILHVAIPTLTLSLGASGNEVLWIIDIYPLIMAGLLLPMGILGDKIGHKKVLLFGLTIFGIASFLAGFSSAPIYLILSRALLALGGSMIMPVTLAIISQTFTNEAQRGTALGIWAAIGTAGAAVGPVIGGVIVEHYWWGAVFLINLPLILIVIPLIWIGVPKGISSPEKPWVLKDAALVLVGVILFIYGIKTIFKEDHPLWISIAVGIIGFIFLRLFFIKQKISPFPMIDMQLLQNKRILLGMLLCFVPMAVIVGFEFLLAQELQFVHKLSPIDAGLFMLPFVTSSAVAGPLTGSILGRIGFKNLIITVLSLSSLSFFMLSQLDFSSFTASLLFWSIVLGFSLGVVLIAGTTAIMSAAPLDKAGMAGSMESISYELGTGLGITFFGIILSQIFIKKFIINEELLKELPKQVNNSIGDAMIVANELGGEKGEIIKKAAMTAFKDAHDVVLILAGTVLAILALILVFILPKEKKVK, encoded by the coding sequence ATGTCAGAAGGAGGTATAAATGTGAAAAATCAATGGCTTGTACTTGCTATTATTATTACCTCACTTATTCCCGTAACAATAGATGCTACAATACTACATGTTGCTATTCCTACGCTTACATTATCATTGGGAGCATCGGGTAATGAAGTATTATGGATTATAGATATTTATCCGCTTATTATGGCAGGTCTGTTATTGCCTATGGGGATTTTAGGAGATAAAATTGGACATAAAAAAGTGCTGTTATTTGGTTTAACTATATTTGGAATAGCCTCATTTTTGGCTGGATTTTCTTCTGCGCCTATTTATTTAATACTTTCTCGAGCACTTTTGGCTTTAGGAGGTTCAATGATTATGCCAGTTACTCTTGCTATAATAAGTCAAACTTTTACCAATGAAGCGCAACGTGGTACAGCATTAGGTATCTGGGCGGCTATAGGAACAGCTGGAGCAGCAGTTGGGCCTGTAATTGGTGGAGTTATCGTAGAGCATTATTGGTGGGGAGCTGTTTTTTTAATAAATCTGCCATTAATTTTGATCGTTATTCCCTTAATATGGATTGGTGTTCCCAAAGGAATTTCGAGTCCCGAAAAACCTTGGGTGCTAAAAGACGCTGCTTTAGTGTTGGTTGGTGTGATTCTATTTATTTATGGTATTAAGACTATTTTTAAAGAAGATCATCCTTTGTGGATTAGTATTGCTGTTGGAATAATTGGATTCATTTTTTTGAGATTGTTTTTTATAAAGCAGAAGATTTCACCTTTTCCAATGATAGATATGCAATTATTGCAAAACAAAAGAATTTTGTTAGGAATGTTACTTTGCTTTGTACCTATGGCAGTTATAGTAGGTTTTGAGTTCTTATTAGCACAAGAACTACAATTTGTACATAAGCTGAGTCCAATAGATGCAGGATTATTCATGTTACCGTTTGTAACTTCTTCTGCAGTAGCAGGGCCACTAACTGGTTCAATACTGGGTAGGATTGGTTTTAAGAATCTTATAATTACAGTATTGTCATTATCGTCATTATCGTTCTTTATGTTGAGTCAATTAGATTTTAGTTCGTTTACAGCTAGTTTGTTGTTTTGGTCGATAGTTTTAGGATTTAGCTTAGGAGTTGTACTAATAGCTGGAACAACTGCTATAATGTCTGCGGCACCACTTGATAAAGCGGGAATGGCTGGTTCAATGGAATCTATTTCTTATGAATTAGGTACTGGATTAGGAATTACTTTTTTTGGAATTATACTCTCTCAGATTTTTATTAAAAAGTTTATTATTAATGAAGAATTGTTAAAAGAGCTTCCAAAGCAGGTAAATAATTCAATTGGAGACGCAATGATTGTTGCCAATGAGCTGGGAGGAGAAAAAGGTGAGATAATTAAGAAAGCGGCAATGACAGCTTTTAAAGATGCACATGATGTAGTTTTAATTCTGGCAGGAACTGTTTTGGCTATTTTAGCCTTGATTTTAGTATTTATTTTACCAAAAGAAAAGAAGGTAAAATAA
- a CDS encoding aldo/keto reductase, with protein MEYRKLGNTELELSAITYGAFAIGGTMWGGNEKKDSIASIHASIDNGVTTLDTAPFYGFGLSEEMIGEALKSQNRSKVQILSKFGLVWDGSNQGKGEFFFDAEDNGKNIPVYKFASKANIIKEVEESLKRLQTDYIDLLQIHWPDATTPISETMEAMELLIQQGKIKAAGVCNYNAAQIQEAQKTIQLASNQVSYSMLNRSIEADLVPLTIAQNIGIIAYSPMERGLLTGKYFTDSKLKDNDHRNGYFSQFDLPKVKTLVEELSSLANSKNATLAQLVLRWTTLQKGITIVLAGARNAEQAISNAKAMDFDLSASELDFINQAISKTK; from the coding sequence ATGGAATATAGAAAATTAGGTAATACAGAACTCGAATTATCAGCAATTACATACGGTGCATTTGCCATAGGAGGCACAATGTGGGGAGGAAACGAAAAGAAAGATTCAATAGCATCAATACACGCATCAATCGACAATGGAGTAACAACACTCGATACAGCTCCTTTTTATGGCTTTGGATTAAGCGAAGAAATGATTGGAGAAGCACTTAAATCTCAAAACCGATCAAAAGTACAAATCCTTTCTAAATTTGGATTAGTTTGGGATGGCAGTAATCAAGGTAAAGGAGAATTCTTTTTTGATGCCGAAGACAATGGTAAAAATATACCAGTATATAAATTCGCTTCTAAAGCTAATATCATCAAAGAAGTCGAAGAAAGCTTAAAGCGGCTACAAACCGATTATATCGATTTACTACAAATACACTGGCCAGATGCAACTACACCCATAAGCGAAACGATGGAAGCTATGGAATTATTAATCCAACAAGGAAAAATAAAAGCAGCTGGAGTTTGCAATTATAATGCAGCACAAATACAAGAAGCACAAAAAACGATCCAATTAGCATCCAATCAAGTATCATACAGCATGCTAAATCGTAGTATCGAAGCTGATTTAGTTCCGCTTACAATAGCACAAAACATTGGCATAATTGCATACAGCCCAATGGAAAGAGGTTTACTAACTGGTAAATATTTTACTGATAGTAAATTAAAAGATAACGATCACCGTAATGGTTATTTTAGTCAATTCGATCTTCCAAAAGTAAAAACATTAGTAGAAGAACTAAGTTCTCTTGCCAATTCCAAAAATGCAACCTTAGCCCAATTAGTCTTGCGTTGGACAACTTTACAAAAAGGAATTACAATTGTTTTGGCAGGAGCTCGAAATGCAGAACAAGCAATTTCTAATGCAAAAGCAATGGATTTCGATTTATCAGCATCAGAACTCGATTTCATTAATCAGGCAATATCAAAAACAAAATAA
- a CDS encoding class I SAM-dependent methyltransferase has product MNLALLHPSVQDFINKKVNESISKLALQKNPFPEIEWLAILNQIEAKTKAKDKLPTWFATENILYPSKISVEQTSSEKTAQYKANLVSGDSLIDLTGGFGVDDYYFSKKIKNIVHCEINPALSAIVQHNFKQLKIDNCTCYPEDSFEVLRKLNKKWDWIYIDPSRRNDAKGKVFMLKDCLPNVPDLLDFYFESSNCILIKTAPLLDITAGLSELKNVKNIHIIAVENEVKELLWEIHKDYLGNITLCTANILKDKTESFDFTLNTDLEFVSYALPQKYLYEPNSAIMKSGGFDEVSSFYKIDKLHKHSHLYTSDELIAFPGRTFEIQEAISYTKNEMKLHLSNQQANITTRNFPDSVETIRKKWKIKDGGNLYCFFTTDRNDNKIVLICKKTQ; this is encoded by the coding sequence TTGAATTTAGCACTTTTACATCCTTCTGTTCAGGATTTTATAAATAAAAAAGTAAATGAATCTATTTCTAAATTAGCACTTCAAAAAAATCCTTTTCCAGAGATTGAATGGCTTGCTATTTTAAATCAGATTGAGGCTAAAACTAAAGCGAAAGATAAATTACCAACTTGGTTTGCTACCGAAAATATACTTTATCCAAGTAAAATTTCTGTAGAGCAAACTTCTTCTGAGAAAACAGCACAATATAAGGCCAATTTAGTATCTGGTGATAGTTTAATCGACTTAACAGGAGGTTTTGGTGTTGATGATTATTATTTTTCCAAAAAAATAAAAAACATAGTTCATTGCGAGATAAACCCAGCTTTATCAGCAATCGTGCAACATAATTTCAAACAGTTGAAGATTGACAATTGTACGTGTTATCCTGAAGATAGTTTTGAGGTGTTGAGAAAACTAAATAAAAAATGGGACTGGATTTATATTGATCCCTCTAGACGAAACGATGCTAAAGGTAAAGTATTCATGCTAAAGGACTGCTTACCGAATGTTCCTGATTTATTAGATTTTTATTTTGAAAGCTCAAATTGTATTTTAATAAAAACGGCCCCTTTATTAGATATAACTGCGGGACTTTCTGAACTAAAAAATGTAAAAAACATTCATATAATAGCTGTAGAAAATGAAGTTAAAGAATTACTTTGGGAAATTCACAAAGACTATTTAGGAAATATAACCCTTTGTACTGCTAACATCTTAAAAGACAAAACGGAGTCTTTTGATTTCACATTAAACACAGATCTGGAATTTGTTAGCTATGCTTTACCTCAAAAATACTTATACGAACCAAATAGTGCTATCATGAAATCAGGTGGATTTGACGAAGTCAGCTCATTTTATAAAATAGACAAACTACATAAACACTCTCATTTATACACTTCAGACGAGTTAATTGCATTTCCTGGAAGAACTTTTGAAATTCAAGAAGCTATTTCGTACACCAAAAATGAAATGAAACTCCACCTTTCCAATCAACAGGCTAATATCACTACCCGTAATTTTCCTGATAGCGTAGAAACCATCCGAAAAAAATGGAAAATAAAAGATGGAGGAAATTTGTATTGTTTTTTTACAACTGATAGAAATGACAATAAAATAGTTTTAATTTGTAAAAAAACACAATAA
- a CDS encoding NAD(P)H-dependent oxidoreductase encodes MKKIFIINGGQQFAHSGGKFNQTIQNWTTDFLSQNDKYEIKTTNINNEINLQEEVDKFVWADLIIYHTPIWWFQLPNGFKKYIDDVFTAGHNNGIYKSDGRSRVNPDINYGTGGLLHGRKYMLTTSWNAPKTAFTLPGEFFEQTSVDDGALFGFHKMNKFTGMEKLDSFHFHDVEKGATPENIVIFKQEYTTHLEQLFKTI; translated from the coding sequence ATGAAAAAAATATTTATAATAAACGGTGGACAACAATTTGCTCACTCAGGAGGGAAATTTAATCAAACCATACAAAACTGGACGACTGATTTTTTATCTCAAAACGACAAATACGAAATAAAAACAACCAATATAAACAACGAAATTAATTTACAAGAAGAAGTAGATAAATTTGTTTGGGCAGATTTAATTATCTATCACACACCAATTTGGTGGTTTCAATTACCTAATGGTTTCAAAAAATATATCGATGATGTTTTTACAGCTGGACATAATAATGGGATATACAAAAGCGACGGAAGAAGCCGTGTAAACCCAGATATCAATTATGGAACAGGCGGACTTTTACACGGACGTAAATACATGCTTACTACAAGCTGGAATGCGCCTAAGACAGCATTCACTCTGCCAGGAGAATTCTTCGAACAAACTTCTGTTGATGACGGAGCATTATTTGGTTTTCATAAAATGAATAAATTTACAGGAATGGAAAAATTAGACAGTTTTCATTTTCACGATGTTGAGAAAGGGGCAACTCCAGAAAATATTGTTATCTTTAAGCAGGAATATACTACACATTTAGAACAACTTTTTAAAACTATATAA
- a CDS encoding putative quinol monooxygenase, which translates to MISITAIIKSKKENSEQVKIMVENLVNQTRKETACIRYDLHASENVFIIWEEWTDQTGLDQHNNQPYLQEFVTNSETFLASPIQVYKTAQIL; encoded by the coding sequence ATGATCTCGATAACAGCCATTATTAAAAGTAAAAAAGAAAACAGCGAACAAGTAAAAATCATGGTTGAAAATCTGGTGAATCAAACCAGAAAAGAAACCGCTTGTATTCGTTATGATTTACATGCTTCTGAAAATGTTTTTATCATCTGGGAAGAATGGACAGATCAGACTGGACTCGACCAACACAATAATCAGCCTTATTTACAAGAATTTGTTACCAATAGCGAAACCTTTCTCGCATCACCAATTCAGGTATATAAGACAGCACAAATATTATAA
- a CDS encoding M15 family metallopeptidase: MISTNAQSKTYANNIDQVIADTTFVNLKDYSSDFVYDMKYATEDNFLKAKVYDCAECFLRLKTVKALVEANKSFMKKGYKIKLFDCYRPLFIQKRMWEIVSNPKYVADPKKGSIHNRGGAVDITLVDSNGKELDMGTSFDFFGKEASHNYLNLSDTIKANRQLLKKIMIKHHFNSFDSEWWHYNLKAGLNDKVSNTKWNCN; the protein is encoded by the coding sequence ATGATTTCTACAAATGCTCAGAGCAAGACATATGCAAATAATATCGATCAGGTAATTGCAGATACAACCTTTGTTAATTTAAAGGATTATAGTAGTGATTTTGTGTATGATATGAAATATGCTACAGAAGATAATTTTCTTAAAGCAAAAGTGTATGATTGTGCCGAATGTTTTTTGCGTTTAAAAACAGTAAAAGCATTAGTAGAGGCTAATAAAAGTTTTATGAAGAAAGGGTATAAAATCAAATTATTTGATTGTTACAGGCCTTTATTTATTCAAAAAAGAATGTGGGAAATAGTTTCTAATCCTAAATATGTTGCTGATCCAAAAAAAGGCTCCATCCATAATAGAGGAGGAGCCGTAGATATTACGCTTGTTGATAGTAATGGTAAGGAATTGGATATGGGAACTTCTTTTGATTTTTTTGGAAAAGAAGCCAGTCACAACTATTTAAATTTATCAGATACCATTAAAGCCAATCGACAATTATTGAAAAAAATAATGATAAAACATCATTTCAATTCCTTTGATTCGGAGTGGTGGCATTATAATTTAAAAGCTGGGCTAAATGATAAAGTCTCAAATACAAAATGGAATTGTAATTAA
- a CDS encoding acetyl-CoA C-acyltransferase, with product MNKRVVIVSAVRTPIGSFMGGLSTVSAPKLGAVAIKGALEKIQLDPNLVDEVFMGNVVQAGVGQAPARQAALFAGLSEKVTCTTVNKVCASGMKAVMFGAQAIACGDAEIVVAGGMENMSLIPHYVQMRNGTKFGPTTMVDGMQKDGLTDAYDNNAMGVCADLCATEYNISREEQDNFAIQSYERSAKAWEAGKFDSEIVPVAVPQRKGDPIIVSKDEEYTNVKLDKIPSLNAVFTKDGTVTAANASTINDGAAAVILMSEEKAIALGLKPLAYIKSYADAAQEPKWFTTSPAKALPKALDKAGISIDDVDYFEFNEAFAVVGLANSKILGLDNDKVNVNGGAVSLGHPLGCSGVRIIVTLINVLEQNNAKIGAAAICNGGGGASAIVIERA from the coding sequence ATGAACAAAAGAGTTGTTATTGTTTCTGCCGTTAGAACCCCTATCGGAAGTTTCATGGGAGGATTATCTACAGTCTCAGCCCCAAAATTAGGTGCTGTAGCTATTAAAGGAGCTTTAGAGAAAATACAATTAGACCCCAATTTAGTTGATGAAGTATTCATGGGTAACGTAGTACAAGCAGGAGTTGGTCAGGCTCCAGCACGTCAGGCAGCATTATTTGCTGGATTATCCGAGAAAGTTACTTGCACAACAGTAAATAAAGTTTGCGCATCGGGAATGAAAGCAGTAATGTTCGGCGCTCAGGCAATTGCTTGTGGTGATGCCGAAATCGTAGTTGCTGGTGGAATGGAAAACATGAGTTTGATTCCACATTATGTACAAATGCGTAATGGTACTAAATTTGGTCCAACTACAATGGTTGACGGAATGCAAAAAGATGGTTTGACAGATGCTTACGATAACAACGCAATGGGAGTTTGCGCTGATTTATGTGCAACTGAATATAACATCAGCCGTGAAGAACAAGATAATTTTGCTATTCAATCCTACGAGAGAAGTGCAAAAGCTTGGGAAGCAGGAAAATTTGATTCAGAAATCGTTCCAGTTGCAGTACCACAACGAAAAGGAGACCCGATAATCGTATCAAAAGATGAAGAGTACACTAATGTAAAATTAGACAAAATACCTTCATTAAATGCTGTTTTTACTAAAGACGGAACAGTAACTGCTGCAAACGCATCGACAATAAATGATGGTGCTGCTGCTGTAATATTGATGTCAGAAGAAAAAGCCATTGCTTTAGGATTAAAACCACTTGCTTACATAAAAAGTTATGCCGACGCTGCACAAGAACCAAAATGGTTTACAACAAGTCCAGCAAAAGCATTACCAAAAGCATTGGATAAAGCTGGAATCTCAATTGATGATGTAGATTATTTTGAATTCAACGAAGCCTTTGCTGTAGTTGGATTAGCAAATTCAAAAATACTAGGTCTAGATAATGATAAAGTAAATGTAAATGGTGGTGCCGTTTCATTAGGACATCCGCTAGGTTGTTCAGGTGTTCGAATTATCGTAACTTTAATTAATGTTTTAGAACAAAACAATGCCAAAATTGGTGCTGCAGCTATATGTAATGGCGGTGGTGGAGCTTCGGCAATTGTTATCGAAAGAGCCTAA
- a CDS encoding META domain-containing protein — MKNLKCMFVFMMVTVVSSLSYGQETLKMFVKENKVPCQGVAPMECLQVKYNNKGDWQFFYDHIEGFNFEKGNRYELMVVRTKRQGVIPADASSYEYKLKSIISKTPVVKEKGIYDTKMILTRLNGKEINTGNVYLTINEATGMINGKSGCNNFGAKFTKLSSKNQIKIGSPYGTLMACDEKNMKLEQDFTNAIKDKKFKIVKKNNKVQFKNSKNKIIMEFSIPTQNDVWSFIAKNNWKLIMLENVGQDYGRASIKFDPTEKKVSGNTGCNNFFGTYTLKGNDHIVFSGLGSTRMACIDEEVAKTERKMLSLLSDKELRFDVAEQTLNFYLGDRLIMMFGTVK, encoded by the coding sequence ATGAAAAATTTAAAATGCATGTTTGTTTTTATGATGGTGACTGTAGTATCATCATTGAGTTATGGACAAGAAACCTTAAAAATGTTTGTTAAAGAAAATAAAGTGCCTTGTCAAGGTGTTGCTCCTATGGAATGCTTGCAAGTAAAGTATAATAATAAGGGTGATTGGCAGTTTTTTTACGATCATATCGAAGGTTTTAATTTTGAAAAAGGAAACCGATATGAACTTATGGTTGTTAGAACTAAAAGGCAAGGTGTTATTCCAGCAGATGCATCTTCTTACGAGTATAAATTAAAAAGTATTATTTCTAAAACACCTGTAGTAAAGGAAAAAGGTATTTATGATACAAAAATGATATTAACACGTTTAAATGGTAAAGAAATAAATACTGGAAATGTGTATTTGACAATCAATGAAGCTACGGGAATGATTAATGGAAAAAGTGGTTGCAATAATTTTGGCGCAAAATTCACTAAACTTTCTTCAAAAAATCAAATAAAAATTGGTTCTCCTTATGGAACTTTAATGGCTTGTGATGAAAAAAATATGAAATTAGAGCAGGATTTTACTAATGCAATAAAAGACAAAAAGTTTAAAATTGTAAAGAAAAATAATAAGGTGCAGTTTAAGAATTCGAAAAATAAAATCATCATGGAATTTTCTATTCCTACCCAGAATGATGTTTGGAGTTTTATTGCTAAAAACAATTGGAAACTAATCATGCTAGAAAACGTAGGACAAGATTATGGACGTGCTTCTATTAAATTTGATCCAACTGAAAAGAAAGTGAGTGGAAATACTGGATGCAATAACTTTTTTGGAACATACACTCTTAAAGGGAATGATCATATTGTATTTAGTGGTTTAGGATCAACTAGAATGGCATGTATTGATGAAGAAGTTGCTAAAACAGAACGAAAAATGCTTTCTCTTTTAAGTGATAAAGAACTACGTTTTGATGTAGCAGAACAAACATTGAATTTCTATCTTGGTGATAGATTGATAATGATGTTCGGAACTGTAAAGTAA
- a CDS encoding SRPBCC domain-containing protein — protein MDNQDFTTSILVGQSAKEAFDAITNVRGWWSEEIEGGTAKQGDVFKYHYKDIHICKMKLVEVIPNKKVVWHVLENDFNFTKDKSEWIDTKVIFEINEKGNKTEVRLTHQGLVPDYECYKICFNSWTNYVQNSLYNLIVTGKGEPNLKEEVDHE, from the coding sequence ATGGATAATCAAGATTTTACCACAAGTATTTTGGTAGGCCAAAGCGCTAAAGAAGCATTTGATGCTATAACAAATGTTAGGGGATGGTGGTCAGAAGAAATAGAAGGAGGTACAGCAAAACAAGGTGATGTATTTAAGTATCATTATAAAGACATCCATATCTGTAAAATGAAATTAGTAGAAGTTATTCCCAATAAAAAAGTAGTTTGGCATGTTTTAGAAAATGATTTTAATTTTACTAAAGATAAAAGCGAATGGATAGATACAAAAGTTATTTTTGAAATTAATGAAAAAGGAAATAAAACAGAAGTTCGCTTAACACATCAGGGATTAGTTCCTGATTATGAATGTTACAAAATATGTTTTAATTCATGGACTAATTATGTACAAAATAGCTTATACAATTTAATTGTTACAGGTAAAGGAGAACCAAACCTGAAAGAAGAAGTAGATCATGAATAG
- a CDS encoding RHS repeat domain-containing protein: protein MLHKTQSIIFNLCVYVFNYIYQYKDHLGNIRLSYQDKDNNATVNSSEIIQEENYYPFSLSHKGYNGVIVGIDNKYKYNGKELQDETIGGNQLNLYDYGARNYDPALGRWMNIDPLAEKSRRFNPYTYALDNPVYFIDPDGMEAISPIYDPSGNFLGTDEDGLKGEAVVMKKKDFKQGMSKEDAESKNLGQEGFEDDKATNKAFNHFSKLKDRPDYDGKLTLKEANEWFRKGGGEPLL, encoded by the coding sequence ATGCTCCATAAAACACAGTCCATTATCTTTAATTTGTGTGTATATGTTTTTAACTACATTTACCAATACAAAGATCATTTAGGTAACATTCGTTTAAGCTATCAAGACAAAGACAATAATGCCACTGTAAATAGCTCTGAAATTATTCAAGAAGAAAATTACTACCCTTTTAGTCTTTCTCACAAAGGATATAATGGAGTAATAGTTGGAATAGATAATAAGTATAAATACAATGGAAAGGAGCTTCAAGACGAGACTATTGGAGGGAATCAATTAAATCTATATGACTATGGAGCTCGTAACTATGACCCTGCACTTGGGCGTTGGATGAATATTGACCCCTTGGCAGAGAAATCTCGTAGATTTAACCCTTATACTTATGCTCTTGACAATCCTGTCTACTTTATTGACCCTGATGGAATGGAAGCAATATCTCCTATATATGACCCTAGCGGTAATTTTTTAGGAACTGATGAAGATGGACTAAAAGGAGAAGCTGTAGTTATGAAAAAGAAAGACTTCAAACAAGGAATGTCAAAAGAAGATGCCGAAAGTAAAAATTTGGGACAAGAAGGATTTGAAGATGATAAAGCAACTAATAAAGCTTTTAATCACTTTTCTAAATTAAAAGACAGACCAGATTACGATGGGAAATTGACATTAAAAGAAGCGAATGAATGGTTTCGTAAAGGTGGGGGTGAACCTCTTTTGTAG